From Prunus dulcis unplaced genomic scaffold, ALMONDv2, whole genome shotgun sequence, one genomic window encodes:
- the LOC117613198 gene encoding uncharacterized protein LOC117613198, which yields MADLNYCKVVDPTAVPRILRWRTTTSVPEMRKLNNYFFQSKESVQLRALCPSEEEMRQPYWSWPQDRPAVVSAEPIPSSCGDIDELNKVVSLLRSELFQVKREKDVLHLKVIRMEKLLDQCLGPQFEQEVRRDLALLK from the exons ATGGCGGACCTGAATTACTGCAAGGTTGTTGATCCGACCGCTGTCCCGCGTATTTTGCGATGGAGAACTACTACGTCTGTTCcagagatgagaaagttgaacaattattttttccagagcaAAGAG TCAGTTCAGTTGCGGGCGCTATGTCCGAGTGAAGAGGAAATGAGACAGCCATATTGGAGTTGGCCACAGGATCGCCCTGCTGTTGTCTCGGCAGAGccaattccttcttcatgtGGTGATATTGATGAGTTGAACAAGGTGGTAAGCTTGTTGAGGTCCGAGTTGTTTCAAGTAAAGCGGGAAAAAGACGTCCTTCACTTAAAGGTCATACGGATGGAAAAACTGTTGGACCAATGTTTAGGTCCTCAGTTTGAGCAGGAAGTAAGGAGGGACCTAGCTTTACTGAAATAG